Genomic window (Candidatus Hydrogenedentota bacterium):
CTTAAGCTTTGTTGTGGCACGCTCTCCGGACCGCGCCACTCTATTTTTGTCTTCCCCTCGAAATCGAGGGTCCATCTTCACGGTTCGGACGCCTTTTCGCGGGGAAGTTAGATGCCCGCCTGCGAGGATATGAAATGATGCGGTGTTTTGCTCGACTCTTGGTGCGATTGCCCTGTTACTTTCGCCTTGCTCCAGGTTTCTGCCGGGACTATCATGCAACCTCGCAACCGGTCACAACACCACCATTCCTCGCGGAAGGGAGATTCTCATGAGCATCAACCGTCGTCAATTCATCACGTCCGTTGCAGCGGCATCCGTAGCGGCAAGCTTCTCGGCACGCGCGCAGGAGCCTGCCAAGAAGTTGAAAGCGTGCATCATCGGCGACACGAACAACGGCGGTTACGGGCATGACATGCACCTAATCTTTGCCCTCCGCGAGAACGTCGAAGTTGTCGGGCTTGCCGACCCGGATGAAGCGGGCCGCACCAAGAATGGCGCGGAAGCGAAGGCGGCACGGTTGTACGCGGACTACCGCGAGATGCTGGAGAAGGAAAAGCCGGATTTGGTCGTCGTGGGGCCGCGTCAGACGCCGAAACACAAGGAGTATCTTCTTGCGTGCGCCGAGCACGGATGTCACGGGATCATCGAGAAGCCGCTGGCAGTCGATCTGGCCGAGGCGGACGAGATCATTGCGGCCATGGACGCGAAGAAGCTGAAATGGGGCATCGGATTTAATTTCCGCGCCACCGCGCTGATGGCGCATGTCCGTAAACTTGTCGTCGAAGACCGCATTCTCGGCAGCGTGCTCGAATTGCGCGCGCGCGGCAAAGAAGACAACCGGGCCGGCGGCGAAGATCTCATTGTTCTCGGTTGCCATGTGTTCGATATGATGAAGTACTTGCTCGACAAACCGTCGTGGTGCGCCGCGGACATTACCTTCAACGGGAAGCCGGCGACCAAGCAGAACATCGCGGAAGCGACAGAACCGCTTGGTCCCATTGTCGGCAATCGGATCAGCGCGACGTTCGGGTTCGCGCAAGGCGTCCCCGGCTTCTTCTCCAGCATGAAGAATAAGGACGGCGGTGGACGCTGGGGCCTGGACATCTACGGTTCGCAGGGCATCATCACGATTCGCATGAACGTTGACGCGCAGGTATTCCTCCTTCGGGATCCGAGTTGGGCGCCGGGTGGCACGGAGTTGAAGTGGGAACCTTTGCCCGGCATGCCGGCCCCGCCCCCCGGCGAACAGAAACTCACGCGGTATCTGCCGATTATCGACGATGTGATTGCGTGCATCGGCACCGACAAGACACCGATGTGCAGCATTCAAGACGGCCGCGACGCGCTGGAAATGACGCAGGCGGTCTTCGAATCGTACGTTCAGGGCGGCGGCCGTGTGGCAATCCCGCTCAAGGAGCGGACGCACCCGCTCAAACGTTGGGCGTAGGGCTCCAATTCTAGAACGCGTCTTCCGACCTGGGTTTGATGACGCGCGCAAGTTCGTCGCGCAGCGAGGGCATCCGGAAAGGCTTCTGCAGGAAGCCGGCGTGTCCTTGCCCCGCGTAGCGCTGTGTGATCTCCTGCTCGTCATACCCGCTGCAAAG
Coding sequences:
- a CDS encoding Gfo/Idh/MocA family oxidoreductase; this encodes MSINRRQFITSVAAASVAASFSARAQEPAKKLKACIIGDTNNGGYGHDMHLIFALRENVEVVGLADPDEAGRTKNGAEAKAARLYADYREMLEKEKPDLVVVGPRQTPKHKEYLLACAEHGCHGIIEKPLAVDLAEADEIIAAMDAKKLKWGIGFNFRATALMAHVRKLVVEDRILGSVLELRARGKEDNRAGGEDLIVLGCHVFDMMKYLLDKPSWCAADITFNGKPATKQNIAEATEPLGPIVGNRISATFGFAQGVPGFFSSMKNKDGGGRWGLDIYGSQGIITIRMNVDAQVFLLRDPSWAPGGTELKWEPLPGMPAPPPGEQKLTRYLPIIDDVIACIGTDKTPMCSIQDGRDALEMTQAVFESYVQGGGRVAIPLKERTHPLKRWA